The nucleotide window TTTTCCATTCAACCTCTTACCTATTGCTCATACTGGCTCTATATTGGACTGGTGGTTAAAGGCTTTGGATGGTACAGGCAGGAAaaatgtgttggggaacgttgcagaaaacaaaaattttcctatggtttcaccaagatccatctatgagttcatctagcaacgagtgatcagattgcatctacatacctttgtagatcacgcgcggaagcgttcaaagaacagggatgaggaagtcgtactcgacgtgatccaaatcaccggagatcctagcgccaaacggacggcacctccgtgttcaacacacgtacggtcagcgtgacgtctcctccttcttgatccagcaaggggggaggagaggttgatgaagatccagcagcacgatggcgtggtggtggatgcagggggtcaccgcagcagggcttcgccgttctactgcgagagggagaggtgtagcaggggagagggaggcgccaagactcaagggtgcggctgcccctccctccccccactttatataggctcccctaggggggggcggccctaggagatgggatctcctagggagGGCGGCGaccaagggtggagtggcccccaaggcaagtggggcggccccccaccctagggtttccaaccctaggcgcagggggtgggccaaggggggctgggctggttccccttcccacttcagcccatggggccctccgggatgggtggccccaccaggtggacccccgggacccttccggtggtcccggtacaataccggtgaccccccaaactctcccgatggccgaaactgcacttcctatatataattcttcacctccggaactcctcgtgacgtccgggatctcatccgggactccgaacaactttcgggttactgcatattcatatctctacaaccctagcgtcaccgaaccttaagtgtgtagaccctacgggttcgggagacatgtagacatgaccgaaatggctctccggtcaataaccaacagcgggatctggatacccatgttggctcccacatactcctcgatgatctcattggatgaaccacgatgtcgaggattcaagcaaccccgtatacaattccctttgtcaatcggtacgttacttgcccgagattcgatcgtcggtatctcaatacctcgttcaatctcgttaccggcaagtcactttactcgtatcgtaatgcatgatcccgtgaccagacacttggtcactttgagctcattatgatgatgcattaccgagtgggcccagagatacctctccgttatacggagtgacaaatcccagtcttgatccgtgtcaacccaacagacactttcggagatacccgtagtatacctttatagtcacccagttacgttgtgacgtttggtacacccaaagcactcctacggcatccaggagttacacgatctcatggtctaaggaaaagatacttgacattggaaaaactctagcaaacgaactatacgatcttgtgctatgtttaggattgggtcttgtccatcacatcattctcctaatgatgtgatctcgttatcaatgacatccaatgtccatagtcagaaaaccatgactatctgttgatcaatgagctagtcaactagaggcttactagggacatgttggtgtctacgtattcacacatgtattacgatttccggataatacaattatagcatgaataaaagacaattaatcatgaacaaggaaatataataataatccttttattattgcctctagggcatatttccaacaaaatgACCTATCATCGCTTATAATGGCGGTGTCCTGACAGGTTTGGAAAGAAAGAAATAACCGCATATTCAACAACAAGGCAAACCACTTCCTGAAGGTCGCTGAGAACATTATCAATGAGCTGAATTCTTGGAGAATCGCTGGATTCAAAGGAGCAAAATGGACAGGCACGAGAtaatttctttctttctttctttttctagTGTACATTTGTATAGCTTTTTCTTCCCCTTTCTGGCTGTCAGCCGTCCTGAATCTTGACCTGTATTTCTTGGGGTGTCTCATCCTATCTTAAATGAATGAAATCAGCACAATGCTGTTTTTCGTCAAAAAAAAAAGCAAGGCCTCCAGTTGAGCAGCATGCTCCGTTGCGAGGAGCAAGGCCAAGGCGGTCGACCACACCGGCGGACGTGTACGAGGAGGCGGCGACCAAAGTGCGTAAGCTCCTCTACTTCGGCAAAGCCCCGTGGTATGTAGCGGCCGGGTTGGCAGGACTAGTTAGCCGGTGTTTCCCATGTGGATGGAGTATCAAGCGTGTTTGCCTTTTGTTTCGCACCACTAATAAGATGTTGCAAGAAAAGCAGTAATGGTACACGCACGGGGTCATTACGGGGGTTTACGTCGTGGATCCATCTGGTAGTTTGTGGTTGTCCATTTGAGAAAATTGGCCCATATCCTCCGTAATGCTCCTGTAAAGACCCGTGAGTCTAGCATTTTTGCAAGAAAAGTCACCCTGCCACCGCCGAGTTCGCCCTTCCTCGGTGCTATCGTGGAAACCTGCTGGATCCGTCGCCACCTTCCTCTCCCGCTCCCCCTCATCTCACTGCTGCCGGAGGAGTATGCCGGCAAAGCCCGTGCAGGCTCCTTTTTCTAGAAACACCTACAACTTTATTGATCATAACAATTATAGATACACTGATTGTACCTAAAATCCAAGAAAATACAAATTAACTCCTATGACTAAGAATTACAATGAAATCTCTTGTAAACATCTTCTTCGTTGTAGCAATCTCTACTTGAAGAAATACTCCAAAGACTTCGGTAAAGAGGTTGCAATTGAAATAGAGCAACGATATTGTCATTCTTTCACCTGCACAAACATTACTCCccccttccatctatatagggcctaatacgtttttcgaggctaactttgaccaaatgttagggcaataatatatgacatgcaattTACACAAAGCACAttgtcaaattcgtatgtgaaaggagttttcaatgatataattttcacattatgcatgtcatgtattattaatcttgtcaatagtcaaaggatgtcttaaaaaacgcattaggccctatatagatggaaggagggagtaccaATAATGGTTTTTGAAAGCACCTTGCCCATCCAAAGAGATGGGAAGCCTTAATCGATGAATGTATTTGGGTCGGGTATGACCCCCTAGAAGTGCAGGTTGTCAAATCACTATATCTTCATCATGGTGTCGATGAAAATGATCTCACCTCCACAAATAATTAGACCAGTAAAAAAAGGCTTGACACAACAATATAAACTCATTGGATCTGAATAACTGGATCTGCGAGGTCAGAAAACTCTCTGACTTCAAGGCACCGCCAAAAGAATGAGATGAATTTATTCTCACAAAACTATTATTACCATGGTGTCGATGAAAATTGATTTCATCTCCACAAATAATCAGACCAGCAAAAAAAGGCTTGACACAACAACATAAACTCATCAGATCTTAATACCGGATCTATGAGGACAGAGAACTCTCTAACTTCATGGCACCGCCAAAAGAACGAAAGGAATATATTCTCACAAAACTGTGATGATGACTAGACGATGGTATAGAACATAGAAGTCTTGAAGATCCGAGGTCCCCCCACCTCTCGCATGCGTTCCTCCTTCGTTTATGCACGCTAGAGAATCATTACATTAGTTTTTTTTATACAAGAGAATCGTTACATTAAATgtacagagagagagagagagttgggTCAGTTGGTCAGCAACGCGAAATGAGGCCCGACCCGGCCCGTGGAGTAAACGCGGCCCAGAGGAGAAGCGGTCAAGGGGTCGCGGAGCCTTTATGATTTCTCCGCCCACTCTCTCGCTCGCCTtcgctccctctctctctctctccctcccccaCAAACGCGTGCGTCTCCTCCCTCtccccggcggcggcggcgggcgaacACCGATCGATCGCGAGGTAATCTCACCACCGACCCCTCTCCCCATCTTCCCCATTTCTGTACGTGCGAACCTGGGTCTCCGCCGCCGACCGCGTACGTGTGCGCGCGCGCGTTCGAGCGAGGTTTGCCGCCGTTTTCATTTCCCACGGTTAATCTAGGGTACGGGGATTGCCGAGGATACCGCGGGATCCGTAGCATGCGCCGTGAAGGGCGCTTCCGCGCGCGTCGATCGGATCCAACCGCGCTCTCCACGGTCCGTGATTGGTGGCGCCGGGTTTGGCTCCTCGATGATCGTCGTCGTTTGTCTCGTCGGGGAGGATTTGATTTTGGGAAATCAAGGCCGCGGTCTCAGGATGGTCGGTGGATACGTAGTGATTTGTTACCATGATTCGTATCCTTCGGTTCGTTGCCGACGGGATGGATGGGTGGGTCGTCATTTTTACCCGGTGGATCTGTGGTGGCTTTTCATATAAAAATGTCTCATCTTGATCTCTGCACATGTGCATGCATACCTTTTGAGTTCCCCTTCAACCTGATCATTGATACGGTACTAGTTGTGATTAGCATGGTCAAAAGGGCGCATAAATCATCTCTTGGTGGTTCATGTGTACCCTTGCACATAATGCACCCCATATGCACGCCCCTTTCCCTTCCATGACGCGCCATCTTCCATTGTCACATGGCGGATTGCGTTCGTTCATGACTATGCCATGCGAATTAAGAAAACAGCCGCCTATGTGGATCGAGAAATCAGCCGACTGTGTTAGTGGGGCTGCTCGCTTTCTGTCATGCCATGCATTTGAATTTTGATACATGTGAGTAGTTCTGTATACCTGTCCATTACATTTGACGATCTGCATCATGTTTCATCATTGTGCAGCAGCAATGTCGGGCAAGTACATTATCGGTTCGCTGGTTGGATCCCTTGGCATTGCATATGTCTGCGACGCCATCGTTTCCGACAAGAAGATCTTTGGAGGTGAGTACCATGCTGTTACATAACATGCCTGTAGGATGCCTGCGCCCCTAACCCCTCGGAAGAATATGCATCTGACGCTGCTTGTTCCATTCGGATCCAGGCACTGTGTGCAAGACGGCGACAGACAAGGAGTGGTTTCAGGCCACGGACGCCAAGTTCCAGGCCTGGCCCCGTGTCGCCGGGCCGCCGGTCGTCATGAACCCCATCAGCCGCCAGAACTTCATCGTCAAGGACCCCTGAATGTGCTGCGGCGCAAGCTCGACCAGCGTTTTGCTTCCACCATGCAGCCAAAGTTTCTTTTCTAGGGTTTTGAAGTTCCTAATAAAAGGGACTTTAAAGTCAGGGTATACTATTTTTTTCTCGAATTTCAGTTTCCGTGAGCAACTTTGGGGGGCTTTACCGCTCGCTCACTTGCCTTTCGATGAACTATGTTCCTCGGTGAAATTTCCCACGAGGCAGTAAAATAACTGCATTGTAGTTTCTGCATTGTATTTCATGTGCTGTGTTTCTTCCTGATGATGCTGCACGTTTATGCTGTGATGATACCCAGCCTACTGTTTTTGTCTGGTAGTGCACCATAATTATTTTTGCTTGATTTATGCTGCCTTTGCACCCTGCCTGTGCTGCTGTTACTGCACAATTGCAAACTTTTATTGACAAGAATACATCAGCTGCTGTTTAGATTGCATATCGTTTTGTGTTATCTTGCTGAAAACGCTGGACTCAGCTGGAGTTTTGCGATATATCAGTGCCCACTGAAGCCAAACTATGGCCTAACACTAGTGCAAGCCTTTGCACCTGTGGGCTTGTATGCAGAGAGGATGTTTTTCCTTTTTGGACAGAACTGTGCGATCAACTTCAATTAATTTGCGTTTTGAACAATGTAACACAATGGCCACGAGCCATTCACATGAACCTGATGTTCTTGATCCGCTGAAATGGTTTACATGCCAATTGTAGTTAACATCAGCGTCTTTGACACAACAGATTTCTGTAAAATTAGGAGCATAGTACATGCATGGAGGAGATTAAAATGATGGTAACATGAACATAAGACTTCTGAATGTGTTTGCTTCCGGATGGGGCACATCGAAGGGGCCACGCATGATGGCAAAAGGACAAGCTAAAAAACCGTGAAATTGGATGACTACTCCCATGTTCCATGTCAATGTCAACAAATTTGGTGATGTGGCTCCTTACATTCATGGAGGGGAAGATAGAGCAGGGATTGGATGGTGATAGAAAACGAAAGCTTCCGCTAGAAAAAAGAGGAATTAGAATCACAAATGAACCACAAAACTTTTTTAGTCGTCGCAAGTTCTCGGGGAATAAAAGATATCCCCGCATCTTGATACAGGCACTGAACATATGGCCTATGGCTACCGGAATGCTAATGTAaatttttttttcgaaaaggggaggctccccggcctctgcatcagaacgatgctgGAATGCTAATGTAATTGACTGGATCCGTTGCTTTTTCCTAGGTCATATGCCGAGCCAAATCTCCGCGTGCAAATCTTTGCTTGGCTGCTCTTTCAGAAAATACTCAACTCCAAAGCAGCGAAATGTGACAGGAACTGTTCAGATTGGATAATGCAAAATTGCAAATGCGCTCAGCTAGGCACTCCCAGATAGACGGTCAAACAGAGAGAGTGAATATGCTTTACTCATCGTGCCGACCCAAGTGGGCTCTCAGTGGTTGCACTTAGCAGAGTTTTCGTACAATATGTACAACCTGTCACTCGGCCGGCTAACAAAACCCCATCTCAGATCCCAACATGGCAGGCACTACACCACGTCACTTGGGATTTCAAGGTGTTGATTCATGTAAAGTTCCTTATCTGTCATGATACATGACACGCTATGCACAAGAAAGCACAACAAATGACCTGCCCGTATGCAAAATAAGGGGGCGTTTCATTCGTTTGGTTAAGGATAGTCAATTTCATTCGTTTGGTTGGGAGGATAATGGTGGTTGGGGATAATCAGTTTTATGTTTGGTTTGGAAGGATGACAAGTGGATGGGTTGTTCAGTACCTCTCAGGTGAGAATACGCTGTACAAAAGACAAAAAAGAAAGAACTGAGCATGTGTGTGAGGACCTTGCATGGTGTCACGTTAGTTTGTTTTCTTTGCGTAGAAGTAGTAGGGCCGAGTCGTGCTTCTTTTACGGCGGGGCAGTAGCTGCATGTGTGGCCTTGATCCATAGGATGGCGGGATGGCATGTTCAGAGAGGGCATGGTGATCGGATCGCACGTCTGTTACGCAAGGAAATTGATCGGGCTGGGTTGAGATGAGCACCGCTCCGGACCTCACATCAAATTAATTCAGTAGAAAATTCATAAATTATCTGTACTGCGCTTGGATTTGTGGAGAACAAAAATGACTTGACATTTCAACTGTACGTAGTTGGTACTATTACACTGCAGGCAGATAGTTAGGTGGCGTTTGGTTTGCTGTCCCTATTGCTGACGCGATAGTGCTTCCAGGTCCATGTCCAGGACTTCTATCCCTTCATCATGTGCGATGATAACCCTACACGGAAAATACATTATAGGTTGAAATTTTCTCAAAAGGTAGAGTTAAGTCCGAAATGCCAAAAAACAAACTCAATACAATAGAGCTGAAGGAAATGATGCCTTGATTCTTCACTATACGTAGTTTAGTGAAGACCGTTTAATATCTCTACGATTCTAAGATACCACCATTTACAGTACCTCTAATATATAAGTTATCTtcatttcaagcaaaacttcaccAAAGGATGGAGTTACAAGTCGGAAACTGCCTGCCAAAAACTAACAAAAAGTAACAGAGCTTAAGAGAGGCCAGCTACTGATGCTTTTATCCTACACTTTAGTATACCAATGACCGTTTTATAACCCCACGCTTGTAAAATACACTAGTATGTACTCcttccgttcctaaatatttgtctttttagagatttcaaatggactactacatacagatgtatatagatatattttagagtatagattcactcattttgctccgtatgtattcacttgttgaaatctctagaaagacaaatatttagaaacggagggaatATATATAAGCCACGTTTCAGTGTGCCTGAAATAAAAAAAAACTCAACTACTTTCTATAAAAACATCCATGTTGCAGTTCAATTGCTACATTTCAAAGAGAACTTCACTAGAAGGACATATAGAGTTAGATGTTGGAAAGGGTCAAAAGTAATACACCCTTTGCCTCATATTAATTGACGCTCaaacggatgtatctagcacCCCCGAAGGAGGGAGTACAAGACAATAGAGCTTGAGAAATGGTTAATTGCTAATGCTTTCTTTTTGCGGGGAAACTGTTAATGCTTTGATTGACCCTCAAATATTTCTTGTTTATTTAAGACTTTTTAATTATTCCACATTTCTAGGATGTGGGTACTTCTGCTCAGTTTGCACACGGGCAGTAAGAAACTAAAAATTGAACGTCTTTCCATAGAAAATCTTTGGCTCCAAAGATATATTTTTAAAAATGAACTTTGAACCATTTATAGGCCAATATTATGCGATCCATCGGTTCAAAAAAATAGATATTATGCAATCCACTAAGGTGTCCCTTCATTCGCACATCTGAATATGGTATAAAAGTGACCAAAAAGATGCATTATATACCTTCTTGAGCCTACAAATGCAAAATCCAAATTCTCACTGTCATGTGTCCATTGAAAAGTCTTCAGAAGCCTGTAAACATACAGTCCACAGTCAGTTGTGAAAATGATTTTTGTTGCGAGGGTGTCAAATGAATTCGTGTAGCCCCATGGAGCCACCCAACCGAAAGAATCAGATCGACGCATCCTAAATTGTTGGCGCCTCCATCATCTAGTCTGCCTCCGGTCCTGTCGATGCCGCCGGCCTGGTGGAGCTTAGAGCATCTCGAACAAATTCTTACATCGCACAAAACCGCTGATAGATGCAAATTGTTTTAttcaaaatgatataaaattgtGCACCATTGCAGTACTTGGGTGCTCGAGCAAAACTAAGGCAAAACATGCGCAACCCCAACTGCCGAGTGGAACCATCCCGCCATGTGCCCGTCGCCTGCCAAATCCTATGGACACCTCCTCGGACACCGACGCCGCCAACACCGCTCCAACACACCTCACCATGGCCGTCTCcgtggtgatgtaaattttacatcatCGGTTAGAGTTGAATTTTTTTTTTGGTGAAGTaaattttacatcatctattgaaGTTGAAGGGTTTTTATGATGTAAAACCATATTTTTATGATGTAAATTTTACTCGAAGCACAATTTGATGATGTATTTTATATCGTCTATTGAAGATGCTCAGCGTACATGGAGGCCggcaccaccgcatgcatgctcGTGCTGCAGCTCTAGGAGACCTGTAGTTGGCCGGCGTCGACCGCAGGTTCCCTTGCTGCTCCACCGTATGTATTGGTCGCTCGGAGAAGCCATGGCCACTGGCTCCACCGCGTGCGTCTGCTCCACTGTTtcatttttcttttgtttttttccttttgttttttttcctgGAGGGCCCCACCTATAAAAACAAAGATAGTATCTAACTTTTCTTTTTCCCATGGTCCCCACACGTAAGGGAGAGAGTGTCCTACCCAAATGGCAGCCTAACTTAACGAGGGGGATGCACCCGTAGGTCAAATATATCGTCTTTGACCGCGTCCGCGTCAGCATCCAATCGGGGCAAACCAGCCAAGGACATTTTTTGACGCGTATGAGATAGTTGAGGGGGTAAGGAAGCGAACAAAACATCAAAGGGTTATGTGAACGACTAAGTTTTTTTTTTTAAAGGAGGACGACCCCCTGCCTCTGCATCTGGAAGATGCATATGGCCATTTTATTAAATATTGACACAAAACCTTACAGAGTCATACAACAATAAGTCTAAAGCCACCAACTAAGCAACACATGTCGCTATCCCTATCCAGTTGATGTAGTGGCGCTGAAAGTCtcggcctaataccaaacagatcTCACAGtcaaacctaacatctaagacttGAGGTCCCAatcaggacgcctgccgggtatgagcACCCACCAGTCCGGCGTGCCCCTCAACCAGGACGTCTGCGAGGCCGCCGCGgccacctgccaccaatccatcttcaaaGTTGTACTGCTGCATCGACCTTGCCCGGTCTATCTACCGCCGACACCACCACGACGCCAGGCAGCGTCaccctcctgcgcgagtccatctccgcTCATCAGGCGCTGAGTCTCCATTGCGCCACGCCGCCGAGATCCGCCGTCATCAATGGACCAGATGAATCACCGCTCCTCCTCTTGTCCCCTCCAaccagcacttgttccaaaacgATGCCCCCATGAGGGAGAACGATACCGAAGGCATCGTCATTGTCCGTTCCGGtagacccagatctagggtttcccctggaACTTCCCGATCAGGTGGATGTGACCAGCAACGACGATGCCTCCAGAAGGGAACGACGTCTGAGACGCTGCCATCGTCCGCCAAGACCGCAGTCAGGCGCGATTTTCACCAGAAGCCACGTCTTCCCGACCTCGCAGCTGGCTGGAACCGAGCGAAACCTCGTCACGAAGACGTATGTCGTCGTCGGTAGTCCGGCAGAGATCCGGCATCTCCTCACCGGTCCCTCCACGCGCCGCCGGTCGGCGGAAGGCCTCCTCGCGACAGATCCAAACGGGGCATTGGATCCGCAGTGACCGCCATCACCATCACGACCAGGACAGCCCACCCCGCCGGATGGGCTGCCACCCATTcagggccgccgccgccgcgatgGTGCTCCGGCCCCCGCCGCACAGCCCGGAGTCGCCGTCCCAGCCGCTGCTGTTGGATCGCACGAGAGgagccgcccccgccgcctcaGATGGGATCCGCCGCATCCACCCGCCCAGATACGACCAAGTTTCTTGAAGGTTCTAAAATAGATTTTTCCTATTAGAAATATCTGGCTAAGTATAACCTTTTAACATATCATATTTTTTTTGAAACAGGCTTTCaccccgctttataaataaagcccCAACCACACAAAGTACACGGCTGAATGATACAAGATGATGAGGTGACCCTTTTACAAAGCAGATTCCGGTATAAACGGGAAACGCAGACCGCTAGAGACTACGTGACTGAAAAATATCATAGGAAGACCTGAGAACACTGCCACACAACACCCTAGAACACCTAAGCTCCACGACAACACCCTCAGGAGGGAGAACGGCACCAGGCGTCGCCGCTGTCGAGTCCAACGGTCAAGGGTTTGCACCCGAAACTCAGGCATGGAGAAGAGCACCACGAAGATGTCTTCGAGAAGATAACGGATCCCATGAGCG belongs to Triticum urartu cultivar G1812 chromosome 7, Tu2.1, whole genome shotgun sequence and includes:
- the LOC125524931 gene encoding uncharacterized protein LOC125524931, with protein sequence MSGKYIIGSLVGSLGIAYVCDAIVSDKKIFGGTVCKTATDKEWFQATDAKFQAWPRVAGPPVVMNPISRQNFIVKDP